The Malus sylvestris chromosome 3, drMalSylv7.2, whole genome shotgun sequence genomic sequence TCTTCAATTATGATGAGATAGCAACTACTAAGATAACTTAGAAAACAAATATCATCCAAAAAACTTGTTAATAAATCAACTATAATGTAGTCTAGGAATTGGTGTCGGCCAACATCGATGTGAAAATTGAAACGATCTGTAATTATTGGGACTTTGCGGCTCCGTTCTCCATAGCCAAGTTTTTGTACGAACGTTGCATAGTAAAATATCATGCTTACGATGCAGATATAAAACATCCCCATCGTTTGGATCACCAACCAGCATCCCAGTCCAAGACCACTTCTCTTCCTTTAGCCATTTCGCTATCGCTGGATTATCTTTTGGAACCATTTCTTCCCAGGAAACCGTTTTTATCAAACACCACTCCATCAGTTTGACTCCATTAATATCACCCTGCTGTTTTTCTACTTCTTTCCACtcccaaataaacaaattttcgCCGGACTCATCTTGAAGGAACAGCCGCAGACGCCCTCGACACACCCCTAGAGTATAAGAACATAATGCGTCCATAATGTATGGGGAATCACCAAATTCAATGAAACGACATAATTCGTTGTCGTCAACAAATTTAGCAGTAGCACGGATTGTGCTGTTCATGTTGTTGAATGGATCAAACCCGAAAAGCCTGCCATTGTGGTCCATCCAATACAACATTCCATCTAAAGCAATACACGGGTGATGGACACAGATGAACTTAGAGCCTGGGGAGCATAATATAACTATCTCTCTCCATTCACCAGTCTCAGACGAGAACATCTCAACTGTGAATGAGCTTAGGTCGTCACATTTTTGAGGGATTCGCACAACCCTGTACCTGTACTCGGTATTAAATTTGACTGTAGTGCAGCCATCTTCGGTAGGGTTATAGTAAGGATTGTCACATATGAGCCCCGCGCGTACTGTTAAGTCATGAACTCGTGGGGGAGGAGGAAGCTTTATCGACTGCTTGGTGTACGGATTGCAGATACAGTAATCACGCTCATATCTACGCTCAAAACTGCGGACTCGACAGCACAAGATTAAATCGTTATGCGTCGCTACCACACGTTGCATCCAAGGGAATAAACTTAGAGAACATTGCCCCCAAGGGAAAGAAATCTCGCGTGTTTTGAACTCGTCCGAAATCGACCTCACGGTATATAATAATACATCCCTAAGGACCTGTGTGCTGATATCTAACAATATCGTATCTGAATCAGTATGTCCTTGTTGACGTACAAAGCGGTGAATAAAAGATGGATCGGAGATGACAGAGAACCATTGCTTGGACACGCAGTTGCATTGAATAACAATTTTATATGGAAGTCGACAAAGAATTTCAACCAAGAGATGATGAGGAAGATCGTCAATATACATGATTAATTTTGGTGGTGGTTTTATCAAGATATGGGGTTTAATTTACTGCCAACATGTAAAAGTCGACCAGGCAAAAATATGATCTGCGTATATATATTAGAAGAATTCATATCCCTAACCTTTTTTGGTTTCTTTAGATTTCTTGTTCCTCAAGTTAAAATCCCTTTAAAATCCCCTTGGCTTATGGACTCCTCGTTTCTTTGTGGTAATATATAATCTACATatcggttcttttttttttttttttttttttttttttttttttttttttagggacggggtaggcttagcctcacaatgggctatcaATAAtttaatgtggttcaaattcgccattGACAAGAATCGAGCCTAAGATcactcacttccaagtgaagaggaataccactagactataTACTAAGTGACACATATCAGTTAGTtgataagaaagaaaaaagaatttgtACAGAAAACAAATGGCTAAAGCTACCTACACACCctatt encodes the following:
- the LOC126617205 gene encoding uncharacterized protein LOC126617205, with amino-acid sequence MQRVVATHNDLILCCRVRSFERRYERDYCICNPYTKQSIKLPPPPRVHDLTVRAGLICDNPYYNPTEDGCTTVKFNTEYRYRVVRIPQKCDDLSSFTVEMFSSETGEWREIVILCSPGSKFICVHHPCIALDGMLYWMDHNGRLFGFDPFNNMNSTIRATAKFVDDNELCRFIEFGDSPYIMDALCSYTLGVCRGRLRLFLQDESGENLFIWEWKEVEKQQGDINGVKLMEWCLIKTVSWEEMVPKDNPAIAKWLKEEKWSWTGMLVGDPNDGDVLYLHHMKVVVHECGGRNVYLSESCSITIQWI